From the genome of Vicia villosa cultivar HV-30 ecotype Madison, WI linkage group LG2, Vvil1.0, whole genome shotgun sequence, one region includes:
- the LOC131646096 gene encoding glycerate dehydrogenase, whose product MAKPVSIEVWNPNGKYRVVSTKSMPGSRWINLLIQQDIRLEICTEKKTILSVEDIIALIGDKCDGVIGQLTEDWGEELFSALSKAGGKAFSNMAVGYNNVDVNAANKYGVAVGNTPGVLTETTAELAASLSLAAARRIVEADEFMRAGLYDGWLPHLFVGNLLKGQTVGVIGAGRIGSAYARMMVEGFKMNLIYFDLYQATRLEKFVTAYGDFLKANGETPVTWKRATSMDEVLQEADIISLHPILDKTTYHLVNKERLAKMKKEAILINCSRGPVIDEAALVEHLKQNPLFRVGLDVFEEEPYMKPGLAELKNAIVVPHIASASKWTREGMATLAALNVLGKIKGYPVWFDANRVEPFLNENAQPPAACPSIVNAKALSLPVSKL is encoded by the exons ATGGCGAAACCAGTTTCAATCGAAGTTTGGAACCCAAATGGAAAATACAGAGTTGTTAGCACTAAATCAATGCCTGGAAGTCGTTGGATCAATCTTCTCATTCAGCAAGATATTCGTCTTGAA ATATGTACTGAGAAGAAAACTATTCTGTCTGTTGAAGATATCATTGCTTTGATTGGTGATAAGTGTGATGGAGTTATTGGACAG CTGACTGAAGACTGGGGAGAAGAGTTGTTCTCTGCTTTGAGCAAAGCTGGGGGCAAAGCTTTCAGTAATATGGCTGTTGGTTATAATAATGTGGATGTCAATGCTGCAAACAAGTACGGTGTTGCTGTTGGAAATACTCCT GGAGTGCTCACGGAAACTACCGCAGAGCTGGCAGCATCGCTGTCTTTGGCAGCTGCTCGAAGGATAGTTGAGGCGGATGAGTTCATGAGGGCAGGTCTATATGATGGATGGCTACCACATCT ATTTGTCGGAAACCTACTCAAAGGGCAAACTGTTGGTGTTATCGGAGCTGGCCGTATTGGATCAGCCTATGCAAGAATGATG GTTGAAGGGTTCAAGATGAATCTGATATACTTTGATCTCTACCAAGCTACACGACTAGAAAAATTTGTCACAG CTTATGGTGATTTCTTAAAGGCAAATGGTGAAACACCGGTGACTTGGAAAAGGGCGACGTCCATGGATGAGGTTCTCCAGGAGGCTGATATA ATTAGTCTTCATCCTATCTTGGATAAAACCACTTATCATCTAGTCAACAAGGAAAGACTCGCCAAGATGAAGAAG GAAGCAATTCTTATAAATTGCAGTAGAGGGCCTGTTATTGACGAAGCTGCACTTGTGGAGCACTTGAAACAGAACCCATTGTTTCGTGTAGGCCTTGATGTGTTTGAG GAAGAGCCTTACATGAAACCCGGACTTGCAGAGTTGAAGAACGCCATTGTAGTACCGCACATTGCATCTGCTTCCAAG TGGACTCGTGAGGGAATGGCAACACTAGCCGCTCTTAACGTGCTG GGGAAGATCAAAGGCTACCCGGTATGGTTTGATGCCAACAGGGTGGAACCGTTCCTCAATGAAAATGCTCAACCTCCAGCTGCATGCCCAAGCATTGTTAATGCAAAAGCCCTGA GTTTACCAGTTTCGAAGCTGTAG